Part of the Sphaerochaeta associata genome is shown below.
TACCCGGGAGCATGGATTTGAACAGGTCAACGCCCGAAGCCTGGCTGCAGAGCTGGGGTGCTCGACACAACCGATTTTCAGTCGCTTCGAGCACATGGACGCACTGAAGAAAGCCTTCCACGCCTATGCAGGAAGGTACTTCGACCGATATGCCGCACAGGCGATGCAAGGTGGCGACGCATTTCGCAAACTCGGTGAAGCCTACATCACCTTCGCCCGCCAAGAGAGCAACCTGTTCAGGCTCTTGTTTATGAGCGAGGTGATGGACCTGCACGGGTTTGAGCATATGTATGATGATCGGGAAAATCTGGAGGTTGCAGAAAACCTCTCTCGCGAGATGCACATCAGCTTGGAATCTGCAAAACGTTTCTACATGAAAATGTTCATCTTCACGCATGGAATAGCAGCAATGGTTGCATCCGGTTTCGTTC
Proteins encoded:
- a CDS encoding TetR/AcrR family transcriptional regulator, which gives rise to MAPRQKITKEMILEATFRLTREHGFEQVNARSLAAELGCSTQPIFSRFEHMDALKKAFHAYAGRYFDRYAAQAMQGGDAFRKLGEAYITFARQESNLFRLLFMSEVMDLHGFEHMYDDRENLEVAENLSREMHISLESAKRFYMKMFIFTHGIAAMVASGFVQLEPGEAEALLSEAQTAFTAQHTE